Proteins from one Desulfobacterales bacterium genomic window:
- the hybA gene encoding hydrogenase 2 operon protein HybA codes for MGINRRDFLKVTAGSGLLLAADISPGLAAAPRSLPPDAVGILYDATLCIGCKSCMVNCKKYNSMPGGALHRKDGTIPYEYQTAARIYDAPTDLSDKTLNIIKAYRSGTGLNKDREENGYSFVSQHCLHCLDPACVSVCPVAALHKEPDTGIVAYAAERCIGCRYCQVACPFGVPRFEWGESSPKIVKCQLCRHRIAKGGYSACCEFCPTGASLFGKVIDLRQEAMRRLGLKPGSYYDYPLNRLNAGRTIPTKVSGYNDHIYGLTEAGGTQYMLLAGVGFEKLGFNPRITGQAYPELTWEYIAKVPALVALLLLGGAGIHLLTRDKTNE; via the coding sequence ATGGGTATCAACAGGCGCGATTTCTTGAAAGTAACCGCCGGGAGCGGATTACTGCTGGCCGCCGATATATCGCCCGGCCTGGCCGCCGCTCCCAGGTCGCTGCCTCCGGACGCGGTGGGAATCCTCTACGACGCCACCCTCTGTATCGGCTGCAAATCCTGCATGGTGAACTGCAAGAAGTACAACAGCATGCCGGGCGGCGCCCTGCACCGCAAGGACGGCACCATTCCTTATGAATATCAAACCGCGGCCCGGATCTACGATGCACCCACGGATCTGTCCGACAAGACCCTGAACATCATAAAGGCCTACCGGAGCGGCACCGGGCTGAACAAGGACCGGGAAGAAAACGGTTATTCCTTTGTCAGTCAGCACTGTCTCCACTGCCTGGACCCGGCCTGCGTGTCGGTCTGTCCGGTGGCAGCCCTGCACAAGGAGCCGGACACCGGGATCGTGGCCTATGCCGCGGAAAGATGCATCGGCTGCCGTTACTGCCAGGTGGCCTGTCCATTCGGCGTGCCCCGGTTCGAATGGGGCGAGAGTTCGCCCAAGATCGTCAAGTGTCAGCTCTGCCGGCACCGGATCGCCAAGGGCGGCTACTCGGCCTGCTGCGAATTCTGTCCCACCGGGGCCTCGCTGTTCGGCAAGGTAATTGACCTCCGTCAGGAGGCGATGCGACGGCTGGGCCTCAAGCCGGGCAGCTATTACGACTATCCGCTGAACCGGCTCAACGCTGGCAGAACCATCCCCACCAAGGTAAGCGGTTACAACGATCACATCTACGGACTCACCGAGGCCGGCGGTACCCAGTACATGCTCCTGGCCGGGGTGGGATTTGAAAAACTGGGATTCAACCCGCGGATCACCGGCCAGGCCTATCCGGAGCTGACCTGGGAATATATCGCCAAGGTCCCGGCCCTGGTCGCGTTACTGCTGCTCGGCGGGGCGGGGATTCATCTGCTGACCAGGGACAAGACGAACGAATAA
- a CDS encoding nickel-dependent hydrogenase large subunit, translating to MAKRIVIDPITRIEGHLRIDCEIDGGKVTNAWSSGQMWRGFELILKGRDPRDAWVITQRICGVCTTVHALASVRTVENALGMEVPLNAQYIRNLIMAAHGIHDHIVHFYHLCALDWVDIVSALSADARATAKLGQSLSDWKRNSYQEIKGAQEQLQTLVDSGQLGIYGSGYWGHPAMKLSPEVNLLAATHYLQALEYQRNVNKVVAILGSKTPHIQNMAVGGVANAINLDSPSTLNMERLYKVKTLIDEANDFIKKVLLVDVAAVGAMYADWTAIGAGVTNYLAAPDMPMDTRGTTFSLPGGYIPNGDISRFTEITSFQDKFFEDNVQESIKHSWYDGDWTRHPYQGETVPKYTDFQDNGKYSWVKAPTFQGEPAQVGPLANVLTMFAAGHKPTQKYTTQMLDRVSSLVGSKVGIPALHSTIGRIAARAVRCAVLNDTMKEQWTALVNNIASNDMTTFNPPTFPSGIQQGFGYHEAPRGILSHWIIIENGKIKNYQAVVPSTWNAGPRNGKDALGPYESALLGTPVADPEKPLEVLRTIHSFDPCLACAIHLVDKENKEIVKVRAL from the coding sequence ATGGCGAAGCGAATAGTAATTGACCCGATCACCAGGATCGAAGGACATCTCCGCATCGACTGCGAGATCGACGGGGGCAAGGTGACCAATGCCTGGTCCTCGGGCCAGATGTGGCGCGGATTCGAGCTGATCCTCAAGGGCCGCGACCCCAGGGACGCCTGGGTCATCACCCAACGAATCTGCGGGGTCTGCACAACGGTCCACGCGCTGGCCTCGGTGCGTACGGTTGAAAATGCCCTGGGCATGGAGGTCCCCCTCAATGCCCAGTACATCCGCAACCTGATCATGGCCGCCCACGGGATCCATGACCATATTGTCCATTTTTACCATCTCTGCGCCCTGGACTGGGTGGATATCGTCTCGGCCCTTTCCGCCGACGCCCGGGCCACGGCCAAGCTGGGCCAGTCCCTGTCCGACTGGAAACGCAACAGCTACCAGGAGATCAAGGGGGCCCAGGAACAGCTCCAGACCCTGGTCGATTCCGGCCAGCTCGGTATTTACGGCAGCGGCTACTGGGGTCATCCGGCGATGAAACTGTCGCCCGAGGTCAACCTGCTGGCCGCCACCCATTATCTCCAGGCCCTGGAATACCAGCGCAACGTCAACAAGGTGGTGGCCATCCTGGGCAGCAAGACCCCCCATATCCAGAACATGGCGGTGGGCGGGGTGGCCAATGCGATCAACCTGGACAGCCCCTCCACCCTGAACATGGAACGGCTCTACAAGGTCAAGACCCTGATCGACGAGGCGAACGACTTTATCAAAAAGGTGCTGCTGGTGGACGTGGCCGCGGTGGGCGCGATGTACGCCGACTGGACCGCAATCGGCGCCGGGGTCACCAACTACCTGGCCGCGCCGGACATGCCGATGGATACCAGGGGCACCACCTTTTCCCTGCCCGGCGGCTACATTCCCAACGGCGATATCTCCAGGTTCACCGAGATCACCAGCTTCCAGGACAAGTTCTTTGAGGACAATGTCCAGGAATCGATCAAACATTCCTGGTACGACGGCGACTGGACCCGGCACCCTTACCAGGGGGAGACCGTGCCCAAGTACACCGACTTCCAGGACAACGGCAAGTACTCCTGGGTCAAGGCCCCGACCTTCCAGGGCGAGCCGGCCCAGGTGGGCCCGCTGGCCAACGTGCTTACCATGTTCGCCGCCGGCCACAAGCCGACCCAGAAGTATACCACCCAGATGCTGGATAGGGTCAGTTCCCTGGTCGGGTCCAAGGTCGGGATCCCGGCCCTGCATTCGACCATCGGCCGGATCGCGGCCCGGGCCGTGCGCTGCGCCGTGTTGAACGATACCATGAAGGAACAGTGGACCGCCCTGGTCAACAATATCGCCAGCAACGACATGACCACCTTCAACCCGCCCACCTTCCCCTCCGGAATCCAACAGGGGTTCGGCTACCATGAGGCGCCGCGCGGCATCCTCTCCCACTGGATCATAATCGAGAACGGCAAGATCAAGAACTACCAGGCCGTGGTACCCTCCACCTGGAACGCCGGGCCGCGCAACGGCAAGGACGCTCTCGGCCCCTACGAGTCGGCCCTGCTGGGCACCCCGGTGGCGGATCCGGAAAAACCGCTGGAGGTGCTCCGCACCATTCACTCCTTTGACCCGTGCCTGGCCTGCGCCATTCACCTGGTGGACAAGGAGAACAAGGAGATCGTCAAGGTCAGGGCGCTGTAG
- a CDS encoding HyaD/HybD family hydrogenase maturation endopeptidase, with protein MDILVLGIGNVLLMDEGVGVKAVEELDRRYSFPQGVELLDGGTSGIELLTHIRNRDAVIIIDAMTWGRRPGSVGRVEGRDVPAAFLTRISPHQLGLSDLLAAAMLTDELPGHLVLFGVEPQFLEAGFSLSPAVTANFEKLLTAVLDELRRLGCDEIQPQTRTITPSPWAYSLHNGNACCPGKEPS; from the coding sequence GTGGACATACTGGTACTGGGAATCGGCAACGTCCTGCTCATGGACGAGGGAGTCGGGGTCAAGGCGGTGGAGGAACTGGACCGGCGCTACAGCTTTCCCCAAGGGGTGGAGCTGCTGGACGGCGGCACCTCGGGCATTGAGTTGCTCACCCATATCCGCAACCGGGATGCGGTGATCATCATTGATGCGATGACCTGGGGCCGGCGGCCCGGCAGCGTTGGCAGGGTCGAGGGCCGCGATGTTCCCGCCGCCTTCCTGACCAGGATATCGCCCCACCAGCTCGGGCTGTCCGACCTGCTGGCCGCGGCCATGCTCACCGACGAGTTGCCCGGGCATCTGGTGCTCTTCGGGGTCGAGCCCCAATTCCTGGAGGCGGGTTTTTCCCTGTCCCCGGCAGTGACGGCGAATTTCGAAAAGCTGCTCACCGCGGTGCTCGACGAGTTACGCCGCCTCGGCTGCGACGAAATCCAGCCGCAGACCAGGACAATTACTCCCAGCCCCTGGGCCTACAGCCTGCATAATGGTAACGCCTGCTGTCCCGGCAAGGAACCGAGCTGA
- the hybB gene encoding Ni/Fe-hydrogenase cytochrome b subunit, which produces MTSDHEIKTWNLNTAWLLLFIIIGGAVALYRLSQGLGAATNLNDSYPWGLWLGFDVLGGVAMTAGGFIIAAAIYLFNWKKYQPIIRPALLTAFLGYLMEILAVFLDIGHPFRIWHPAVMWQRHSVMWLVAILVILYTIILTIEASPMLLERLQWNKTRKTLNRIMIGVVILGVMFSVLHQSSLGALFLIAPSKMSPLWFTWFLPYFFLISAVAMGLAMVGAEAMLSAKAFNHKVDDEIFFGLARGLIITLTIYFLLKLYFLITNTGISAAFDGSLGANMYLLEMAGGVVLPLVLLGIKQIRTNLTGIFSVNILVITGVLVNRLNVCLFSMQEYNATQRGADYFPSAMEFMITLGIISFGLLLFKLAAKHLPLFAEA; this is translated from the coding sequence ATGACATCTGACCATGAGATCAAGACCTGGAACCTGAATACGGCCTGGCTGCTCCTGTTCATCATCATCGGCGGGGCGGTGGCGCTCTACCGGTTGAGCCAGGGACTCGGGGCCGCCACCAACTTGAACGACAGCTATCCCTGGGGCTTATGGCTCGGTTTCGACGTGCTCGGCGGGGTGGCCATGACGGCCGGCGGTTTCATCATTGCCGCGGCCATCTACCTGTTTAACTGGAAAAAATACCAACCCATTATCAGGCCCGCGCTCCTGACCGCCTTTCTCGGCTACCTGATGGAGATCCTCGCGGTATTTCTGGACATCGGCCATCCGTTCCGGATCTGGCACCCGGCGGTGATGTGGCAGCGCCACTCGGTGATGTGGCTGGTGGCCATCCTGGTCATCCTCTACACCATCATCCTGACCATCGAGGCCAGCCCGATGCTCCTGGAACGGTTGCAGTGGAACAAGACCAGGAAAACGTTGAACAGGATCATGATCGGGGTGGTGATCTTGGGGGTGATGTTCTCCGTGCTCCACCAGTCTTCCCTGGGCGCGCTCTTCCTGATCGCGCCCTCCAAGATGTCACCCCTCTGGTTCACCTGGTTCCTGCCCTATTTCTTCCTGATCTCGGCCGTTGCCATGGGGCTGGCCATGGTCGGCGCCGAGGCGATGCTGAGCGCCAAGGCCTTCAACCACAAGGTGGATGACGAAATCTTCTTCGGCCTGGCCCGGGGCCTGATTATCACCCTGACCATCTATTTTCTGCTGAAGCTCTACTTCCTGATCACCAATACCGGAATCAGCGCCGCATTCGACGGCAGCCTGGGCGCCAACATGTACCTGCTGGAGATGGCCGGCGGAGTGGTCCTCCCCCTGGTCCTGCTGGGGATCAAGCAGATCCGCACCAACCTGACCGGTATCTTCTCGGTCAATATCCTGGTGATCACCGGGGTGCTGGTCAACCGTTTGAACGTCTGCCTGTTCAGTATGCAGGAGTACAACGCCACCCAGCGGGGCGCTGATTATTTCCCCTCGGCAATGGAATTCATGATCACCCTGGGGATCATCTCTTTCGGGCTCCTGCTCTTCAAGCTGGCGGCCAAACATCTGCCGCTTTTTGCCGAGGCCTGA
- a CDS encoding radical SAM protein, with amino-acid sequence MLVDPFGRKINYLRISITDRCNYRCVYCLPEGGAPLKPYAEILRYEEIEQIARVAVGLGITRIRLTGGEPLVRKNITWLVERLAAIPGLAELSMTSNGSLLTPELARGLKGAGLDRINISLDTLDQDRFAGLTRGGNIDEVLGGIAAAKAAGLEPVKINMVLMDATTVKEIETMELFCRQQGLRLQTIKHFVLADHKDPQGAISADRPPKCLSCNRLRLTADGYLKPCLFSSHEIRMDLGNIKESVMTAVRAKPENGLMCENRSMRQIGG; translated from the coding sequence ATGCTTGTTGATCCCTTTGGCCGGAAAATAAATTACCTGCGCATCTCGATTACCGACCGTTGCAATTACCGTTGCGTCTACTGTCTGCCCGAGGGCGGGGCCCCACTCAAGCCCTATGCGGAGATCCTCCGCTACGAGGAGATCGAACAGATCGCCCGGGTCGCGGTGGGCCTGGGGATCACCAGGATCAGGCTCACCGGCGGCGAACCGCTGGTCCGCAAGAACATCACCTGGCTGGTGGAAAGGCTGGCCGCGATCCCCGGGCTTGCGGAACTCTCCATGACCAGCAACGGTTCTCTCCTCACCCCGGAACTGGCCCGGGGGTTGAAAGGGGCCGGACTCGACCGGATCAATATCTCCCTCGATACCCTGGACCAGGACCGTTTTGCCGGGTTGACCCGGGGCGGGAATATCGATGAGGTGCTTGGCGGGATCGCTGCGGCCAAGGCGGCCGGACTTGAGCCGGTCAAGATCAACATGGTGCTGATGGATGCCACAACCGTCAAGGAGATCGAAACCATGGAACTCTTTTGCCGGCAACAGGGGCTCCGGCTGCAGACCATCAAGCATTTTGTCCTTGCCGACCACAAGGACCCGCAGGGGGCGATCAGCGCCGACCGGCCGCCGAAGTGTCTCTCCTGCAACCGGCTGCGGCTCACTGCGGACGGTTATCTGAAGCCGTGTCTTTTTTCCAGTCACGAGATCAGAATGGACCTGGGAAATATCAAGGAATCAGTTATGACCGCGGTCCGGGCCAAACCGGAAAACGGTCTTATGTGCGAGAACCGCAGCATGCGTCAGATCGGCGGTTGA
- the nrfD gene encoding polysulfide reductase NrfD translates to MLSVLHQSSLGALYLIVADKLSPLWYNSFIPFFFLISAVAMGLNMVSLESIISARVFKRELHMDVLQGLARGTIVTLALFPEAEMPG, encoded by the coding sequence ATGCTCTCCGTGCTCCACCAGTCTTCCCTGGGCGCGCTCTACCTGATCGTGGCTGATAAATTATCGCCCCTCTGGTATAATTCATTTATTCCCTTTTTCTTCCTGATTTCGGCCGTGGCCATGGGACTCAACATGGTCAGCCTGGAATCGATTATCAGCGCCAGGGTTTTTAAACGCGAGCTGCATATGGACGTCCTGCAGGGACTGGCCCGGGGCACGATAGTCACCCTGGCCCTCTTTCCGGAAGCGGAGATGCCGGGTTAA